One Polypterus senegalus isolate Bchr_013 chromosome 10, ASM1683550v1, whole genome shotgun sequence DNA segment encodes these proteins:
- the LOC120537713 gene encoding guanine nucleotide-binding protein subunit alpha-11-like isoform X3 — translation MECHLDQKCLGGTGESGKTTFIKQMRIIHGDGYSSEQCQAFKRLIYQNIYTAMKSMVQAMDTLKLSYILPGNEENARRLLQVDVPQVQTFEPQDVDAIRRLWEDPGIKWCYRRRQEYHLLDSTKYYLTHLDRIGQPNYIPSLDDVLRVRVHTTGIQEYSFTIKKTNLRIVDVGGQKSERKKWIHCFENVTSLIFLASLSEYDQVLEENNQENRMKESLALFYSVIHSAWFIRASIILFLNKEDILQEKIHTSHLCSYFPNFKGEKQNADAAKDFICNMYKDLQRLKPRRVEANQTARHRQVKEEDEVDISNKEIYPHFTCATDTENITRVFNSIKDDLLKQSLKAFGIL, via the exons GAACTGGTGAGAGCGGGAAGACCACTTTCATTAAACAGATGCGCATCATCCATGGAGATGGGTACTCCAGTGAACAATGCCAGGCCTTCAAGAGGCTTATCTACCAGAACATATACACTGCCATGAAGTCCATGGTCCAGGCGATGGACACGCTCAAACTTTCCTACATCCTCCCTGGTAATGAG GAAAACGCCAGGCGTCTGCTGCAGGTTGATGTTCCTCAAGTACAGACCTTTGAGCCCCAGGATGTGGATGCCATTCGGAGGCTGTGGGAAGATCCAGGCATTAAGTGGTGCTACAGAAGACGGCAGGAATACCATCTGCTGGACTCGACAAAGTA CTACTTGACTCATCTAGATCGGATTGGGCAGCCGAACTACATCCCGTCCCTGGATGATGTGCTGAGGGTCAGAGTGCACACCACTGGGATCCAGGAATACTCCTTCACAATAAAGAAGACCAATCTCAG GATTGTTGACGTCGGTGGTCAAAAGTCTGAACGAAAGAAGTGGATCCACTGCTTTGAGAATGTAACATCCCTCATTTTCCTTGCCTCACTAAGCGAGTATGACCAAGTCCTCGAGGAAAACAATCAGGAG AATCGAATGAAGGAGAGTCTTGCATTGTTTTATAGTGTCATACATTCTGCGTGGTTCATCCGTGCTTCTATTATCCTCTTCCTCAACAAGGAGGACATTCTACAGGAGAAAATTCACACTTCACACTTATGTTCCTATTTCCCAAATTTCAAAG GTGAAAAACAAAACGCAGATGCAGCCAAAGACTTTATCTGCAACATGTACAAGGACCTCCAGCGTCTGAAGCCCAGAAGAGTGGAAGCCAACCAGACTGCGAGACACAGACAGGTGAAGGAGGAAGATGAGGTGGATATCAGCAATAAAGAGATTTACCCCCACTTCACTTGCGCCACCGACACTGAGAACATCACCCGTGTGTTCAACTCCATCAAGGATGATCTCTTGAAACAGTCCCTCAAAGCCTTTGGTATCTTGTGA
- the LOC120537713 gene encoding guanine nucleotide-binding protein subunit alpha-11-like isoform X5 — translation MRIIHGDGYSSEQCQAFKRLIYQNIYTAMKSMVQAMDTLKLSYILPGNEENARRLLQVDVPQVQTFEPQDVDAIRRLWEDPGIKWCYRRRQEYHLLDSTKYYLTHLDRIGQPNYIPSLDDVLRVRVHTTGIQEYSFTIKKTNLRIVDVGGQKSERKKWIHCFENVTSLIFLASLSEYDQVLEENNQENRMKESLALFYSVIHSAWFIRASIILFLNKEDILQEKIHTSHLCSYFPNFKGEKQNADAAKDFICNMYKDLQRLKPRRVEANQTARHRQVKEEDEVDISNKEIYPHFTCATDTENITRVFNSIKDDLLKQSLKAFGIL, via the exons ATGCGCATCATCCATGGAGATGGGTACTCCAGTGAACAATGCCAGGCCTTCAAGAGGCTTATCTACCAGAACATATACACTGCCATGAAGTCCATGGTCCAGGCGATGGACACGCTCAAACTTTCCTACATCCTCCCTGGTAATGAG GAAAACGCCAGGCGTCTGCTGCAGGTTGATGTTCCTCAAGTACAGACCTTTGAGCCCCAGGATGTGGATGCCATTCGGAGGCTGTGGGAAGATCCAGGCATTAAGTGGTGCTACAGAAGACGGCAGGAATACCATCTGCTGGACTCGACAAAGTA CTACTTGACTCATCTAGATCGGATTGGGCAGCCGAACTACATCCCGTCCCTGGATGATGTGCTGAGGGTCAGAGTGCACACCACTGGGATCCAGGAATACTCCTTCACAATAAAGAAGACCAATCTCAG GATTGTTGACGTCGGTGGTCAAAAGTCTGAACGAAAGAAGTGGATCCACTGCTTTGAGAATGTAACATCCCTCATTTTCCTTGCCTCACTAAGCGAGTATGACCAAGTCCTCGAGGAAAACAATCAGGAG AATCGAATGAAGGAGAGTCTTGCATTGTTTTATAGTGTCATACATTCTGCGTGGTTCATCCGTGCTTCTATTATCCTCTTCCTCAACAAGGAGGACATTCTACAGGAGAAAATTCACACTTCACACTTATGTTCCTATTTCCCAAATTTCAAAG GTGAAAAACAAAACGCAGATGCAGCCAAAGACTTTATCTGCAACATGTACAAGGACCTCCAGCGTCTGAAGCCCAGAAGAGTGGAAGCCAACCAGACTGCGAGACACAGACAGGTGAAGGAGGAAGATGAGGTGGATATCAGCAATAAAGAGATTTACCCCCACTTCACTTGCGCCACCGACACTGAGAACATCACCCGTGTGTTCAACTCCATCAAGGATGATCTCTTGAAACAGTCCCTCAAAGCCTTTGGTATCTTGTGA
- the LOC120537713 gene encoding guanine nucleotide-binding protein subunit alpha-11-like isoform X2, translated as MRLVCLLFVTYTALRFLLYSAYNGQVGAAGTGESGKTTFIKQMRIIHGDGYSSEQCQAFKRLIYQNIYTAMKSMVQAMDTLKLSYILPGNEENARRLLQVDVPQVQTFEPQDVDAIRRLWEDPGIKWCYRRRQEYHLLDSTKYYLTHLDRIGQPNYIPSLDDVLRVRVHTTGIQEYSFTIKKTNLRIVDVGGQKSERKKWIHCFENVTSLIFLASLSEYDQVLEENNQENRMKESLALFYSVIHSAWFIRASIILFLNKEDILQEKIHTSHLCSYFPNFKGEKQNADAAKDFICNMYKDLQRLKPRRVEANQTARHRQVKEEDEVDISNKEIYPHFTCATDTENITRVFNSIKDDLLKQSLKAFGIL; from the exons GAACTGGTGAGAGCGGGAAGACCACTTTCATTAAACAGATGCGCATCATCCATGGAGATGGGTACTCCAGTGAACAATGCCAGGCCTTCAAGAGGCTTATCTACCAGAACATATACACTGCCATGAAGTCCATGGTCCAGGCGATGGACACGCTCAAACTTTCCTACATCCTCCCTGGTAATGAG GAAAACGCCAGGCGTCTGCTGCAGGTTGATGTTCCTCAAGTACAGACCTTTGAGCCCCAGGATGTGGATGCCATTCGGAGGCTGTGGGAAGATCCAGGCATTAAGTGGTGCTACAGAAGACGGCAGGAATACCATCTGCTGGACTCGACAAAGTA CTACTTGACTCATCTAGATCGGATTGGGCAGCCGAACTACATCCCGTCCCTGGATGATGTGCTGAGGGTCAGAGTGCACACCACTGGGATCCAGGAATACTCCTTCACAATAAAGAAGACCAATCTCAG GATTGTTGACGTCGGTGGTCAAAAGTCTGAACGAAAGAAGTGGATCCACTGCTTTGAGAATGTAACATCCCTCATTTTCCTTGCCTCACTAAGCGAGTATGACCAAGTCCTCGAGGAAAACAATCAGGAG AATCGAATGAAGGAGAGTCTTGCATTGTTTTATAGTGTCATACATTCTGCGTGGTTCATCCGTGCTTCTATTATCCTCTTCCTCAACAAGGAGGACATTCTACAGGAGAAAATTCACACTTCACACTTATGTTCCTATTTCCCAAATTTCAAAG GTGAAAAACAAAACGCAGATGCAGCCAAAGACTTTATCTGCAACATGTACAAGGACCTCCAGCGTCTGAAGCCCAGAAGAGTGGAAGCCAACCAGACTGCGAGACACAGACAGGTGAAGGAGGAAGATGAGGTGGATATCAGCAATAAAGAGATTTACCCCCACTTCACTTGCGCCACCGACACTGAGAACATCACCCGTGTGTTCAACTCCATCAAGGATGATCTCTTGAAACAGTCCCTCAAAGCCTTTGGTATCTTGTGA
- the LOC120537713 gene encoding guanine nucleotide-binding protein subunit alpha-11-like isoform X4, which yields MRNGTFNETGTGESGKTTFIKQMRIIHGDGYSSEQCQAFKRLIYQNIYTAMKSMVQAMDTLKLSYILPGNEENARRLLQVDVPQVQTFEPQDVDAIRRLWEDPGIKWCYRRRQEYHLLDSTKYYLTHLDRIGQPNYIPSLDDVLRVRVHTTGIQEYSFTIKKTNLRIVDVGGQKSERKKWIHCFENVTSLIFLASLSEYDQVLEENNQENRMKESLALFYSVIHSAWFIRASIILFLNKEDILQEKIHTSHLCSYFPNFKGEKQNADAAKDFICNMYKDLQRLKPRRVEANQTARHRQVKEEDEVDISNKEIYPHFTCATDTENITRVFNSIKDDLLKQSLKAFGIL from the exons GAACTGGTGAGAGCGGGAAGACCACTTTCATTAAACAGATGCGCATCATCCATGGAGATGGGTACTCCAGTGAACAATGCCAGGCCTTCAAGAGGCTTATCTACCAGAACATATACACTGCCATGAAGTCCATGGTCCAGGCGATGGACACGCTCAAACTTTCCTACATCCTCCCTGGTAATGAG GAAAACGCCAGGCGTCTGCTGCAGGTTGATGTTCCTCAAGTACAGACCTTTGAGCCCCAGGATGTGGATGCCATTCGGAGGCTGTGGGAAGATCCAGGCATTAAGTGGTGCTACAGAAGACGGCAGGAATACCATCTGCTGGACTCGACAAAGTA CTACTTGACTCATCTAGATCGGATTGGGCAGCCGAACTACATCCCGTCCCTGGATGATGTGCTGAGGGTCAGAGTGCACACCACTGGGATCCAGGAATACTCCTTCACAATAAAGAAGACCAATCTCAG GATTGTTGACGTCGGTGGTCAAAAGTCTGAACGAAAGAAGTGGATCCACTGCTTTGAGAATGTAACATCCCTCATTTTCCTTGCCTCACTAAGCGAGTATGACCAAGTCCTCGAGGAAAACAATCAGGAG AATCGAATGAAGGAGAGTCTTGCATTGTTTTATAGTGTCATACATTCTGCGTGGTTCATCCGTGCTTCTATTATCCTCTTCCTCAACAAGGAGGACATTCTACAGGAGAAAATTCACACTTCACACTTATGTTCCTATTTCCCAAATTTCAAAG GTGAAAAACAAAACGCAGATGCAGCCAAAGACTTTATCTGCAACATGTACAAGGACCTCCAGCGTCTGAAGCCCAGAAGAGTGGAAGCCAACCAGACTGCGAGACACAGACAGGTGAAGGAGGAAGATGAGGTGGATATCAGCAATAAAGAGATTTACCCCCACTTCACTTGCGCCACCGACACTGAGAACATCACCCGTGTGTTCAACTCCATCAAGGATGATCTCTTGAAACAGTCCCTCAAAGCCTTTGGTATCTTGTGA